CTTTAGTGCAGACGTTATTAAAGAGGGGTTCATTTTGAGAGCGCCTTTTGTAAAACGCTAAGAAACACCTGTGTAACAATCTATTTAATAGCACAAAATACAAGCTATAATAGCGCTTTTCTGAATGAGCTATCGAAACGGTGCTATTTTATAGCGTTTTGAAAGCGCTATTATAAGGGTTCTGACCTATTATAGCTGGGGCTTTCTTAGCGCTTCACAAACGCTATTAAATGCCCAAAATGAGTGCTATTAAAAGGGGTATTTTAAGATATTATAGCCAATAAGAGcctgtttgaaatagtttttgttttcaggtTTTGAAATATACAAGCCATCTTCTCACAATAGTTatcattttatatgttttttctgACAAGTGTTTTGATGCTTTGGCTTATAAGCTTGTAGTTGAGCTTGCGATGATCCTGCGACATTAAAGTGAACAGGAATGGTCATTCCCGCCGTTTGGAATGGCGGTAACGGAAGGCAATTTCTGCAAACGTGAACAGGCATACAAATTCAAGATTCTTGGTACAATGGATGCATGCATTGGTTGAAAAGACCAAACTTAATAATTGAAAGTAGTAGTAGTTGTAGACATTAATTCAAgacttcaatttttcttctatAAAATCAGTGTTCTAGTTTCACACTACTATACACCAGTTTTAAAATTCCTCTCAATCTAACATTTCTTTCCTTGTCAAAAAAAGCATACCGTAAAGCTTTTCTTACCTTCTAATTTAAAGATGGGAGACATCCTTTATTTAGGCATCAAACATAGATCTCGTCATATTTCAGAAACTATTAATGtaagtttatattattttattttaattgaaacttaattatattaaaattatttatgtatatCAATTCTATTAAGATTATGTATGTATAATTAGTAAGACTTAAttattaacaatattaatattttgtagaACGAAGACCAACATTACCTTCGAGTTCGATGTCATCGTAAGATTTCCCCGGCGCCCCCAACCATTGAAGATAGCTTAAGGTCAGCCGGATTGTGGGACTTTGctaatttaaacaaatataacGTTGATAATCGTTTAATTGTCGCATTATGTGAAAGATGGAGGCCGGAAACCCACACATTTCTTTTTCCATCGGGCGAGTGTACAATAACGTTGGAAGACGTTCATATGCTCCTTGGTTTAAAGGTTAACGGTGAACCGATTACCCGGTAAAACAGAAGTTGGGTGGGAGATTGTTGAACCTATATTAGGAAGTAAGCCATTAAACTCTCGCCATGACGGGAAGAATATAAGATTATCATGGCTTCAAGAATATATCAACGGTGTTGGTATGACAGGTCCCCCCACGACTCTACATATGTTTAGAGCCTATGTCTTATACTTGATAGGCTCTCGAATAATGCCTAATTATAGTGGTAATCTTGTACATTTGTCGTTTTTGCAATTGTTGGATAAATCACCTGAGGAGGTTGGACAGTATAGTTGGGGTTCAGCTTGTTTGGCCACGCTATATAGATCCTTGTGTGACGGTGCAATATATGGCAATACCGAAATGCCTGGGTGCACAATTCTCTTGCAAGCATGGGCGTGGTCAAGAATGTCATGCTTAGCTCCCGTGCCAAGGATACCACCACAAGCTCATGCACAACTTCCGTTGGCAAATATGTAactaaaataaatgttattttttaattaatttttacataaattaatCCAGACTTTACTAAttataacattttcaaaattaactagATGGCTAGAACATGGTAATAAATTCGTGGAAAATCCTCGGCATAATCTCGTATGTACGCGTTTAAAAATCGACACCATGACATATGATCAggtattacattttttttttagtcattgCTTTTTAGTCAACAATTGAAGActaatattcattctttttaaaCAGTTCTCCTGGAGGCCTTATGTCAACTTCAATTACAGCAACGAAGAAGAATGCCAGATATGGTCTGCAAACACATATCTCATCTGTTTTCAGATTGTCGAGAGACATCAGACAGACAGAGTAAAACTTCAATTTGGCTTACCGCAACACCCACCTTCCTTACCAGAAAATTTGAAAGTTTTCCACAAAATTAATTTGACAAAAGATAGAATTAAAGGCTCGTGGGGAGATAAGCATCATCGTCAAGTCCAAAACTGGAACCAACGTCATCAATTAGCACTTCACGGCGTTCGGTATAACCATGAGGTTTATCCAAATCGTCAATATTTTGCATGGTATTGGGAATTTTTCGGAGATTATCTGTGGCTTTCTAGAGAAGTATTATTGTCAAACCCAAGGCAAGCATGTGCATCAATTTTACCAGGATTTCCGCGTGACTATCCTGCAGTCCCACAAACTTATACGGTGCTAGATGAAAATATGTCGTCAAATACACCTCCACCCTATAACCAATTCATGACACCTCCACCCACTAACTTTGACCAAACCTTTAACCCATCCACCAACTACAACTACAACCAAACTTACCAATCACCGCCACAACCCACAAACCAAATCTTACATAACACCCCAATCCCATATCCAAGTTATTCTCAACAAAGTCATCATGGAGAAAGCTCTCGAACATCAAACTATTCATTTGATGACTACAATCCAACTCAACACACCACACAAACCAGTTATTCAGACCAATCACAATACTCCTCGTTCAACCTACCAACCCCTCCACACTTTGTAAACTATCCCCAAACAACCTATGCACCTCAATGGCCAAATTCACAAACTAATCCCATAGAAAGTCTGGCAGCAGGGTTTAATGACGATGACTTCGTTAATGAAATCTGGACCAACTTAGCTTCACAAGTGCAAAATGAAGTCGCTATGGAAACTAATGATGATGTTGAAATTCTTGACGAGAATGTGGAACAGGAAGAGCacgaggaagaggaagaggaagagcaACACCAACGACCCGTAcagaataaaaaagataaattatgtgctacgggaggtcatagtttacattggcgtaattggtttccgcggagaaagtagtttttgtattaaatatttatcattattattattatttatcatatatatcatcattatttaattgtaaaaaagaaaaaacgaaaaaaataaaataaaataatcagtccCGCCAGATGAAACGGCgggaacgaaaaaaaaaaaaatgcagcgCCCAGTTGACGCGACGGCTGTCAGACCGGCGGCCAGTCCCGCCATTTCAGATGGCAGGAACGcgctaaaagacaaaaaaaaaaaaaaaaacaccaaaagtgggtcattttgggaatttttttttaaagggggtCATAGCTGGAAATTTTTTGGCAAaaagggtcagaaaaaaaaaaaattcacaatatGTCACAAATtttagagtttttctacttgcaccctagttaatcatggttgcaccccaaaatgacaagattaccctttcataaaatttaatctaaaacttagTTGAAGTAGGTCATATAAcctgagtttaagtgtatatacttaatctcagtttaagtaggttcatgtaaactgagtttaagtaggtcatgtaaactgagttgatgtaaactaaatttaagtaAGTGTACcaacttaaactcagtttaagtaggttcatgtaaactaagtttaagtaggttcatgtaaactaagtttaagtaggtcatgtatacttagtttaagtagatcatgcaaacttagtttaagtgtacatctaaaagttcaatcttattcaatgattatatgtcatctcagtttaagtatgcacatgtaaactcagtttaagtaggttcatgtaaacttaatttaagtaggttcatgtaaactcagtttatgtAAGTTAGGTCATGTAcactcaatttaaatttaagtaggtcatgtaaactcagtttaagtatgttcatgtaaactcaattttagtaggttcatgtaaactcagtttaagtaggttcatgtaaactaagtttacatgaacctacttaaactgaatttaagtcaaccttgccaatgtaaattaaaaccgcaATGGTACAGTGCAtcagtgcagttgaaggaaaaaaattgaaactagcaaatagaagaagaaattcacttacttatatccaattgagtatggatgaaaaatattttgattcactctttaattttcatggagattgatattgaacatcaaattgtttaatcgatcgctttgtggggtgaaagagggtgaaactcactgacaatgaataaaattagggttttaaaaaaaattatataaaagggcaattttggaattataaaaaacttttaaaaaaatttgggtgtaacaaaaaaaacatagggTGTAAATACAAAAACTCCAAATTTTATCATTAGGTCAATCATATTTTTGCTGAAACAACGTTGCTTCTTAAATAGATATACAACAGtaaagtcattttttttctatGGTAGCAGTTCATTTTCATTATTAGTGAagttctttttcattttttttctttcttttggctACCAAATAGAAGGTCTTTTTTCATtatgctttttttcttttttttctttcttttcagttACTACATATCAAATCCTTTTCCTTTTTATAGATTTAGCAGTCCTTATGCTTACAGCCAATCTttatgatttgtgtttttttattgtgttgatTTCCACCCTTCATTGCTTCCACTGAATTTAATTCATGACG
Above is a genomic segment from Medicago truncatula cultivar Jemalong A17 chromosome 5, MtrunA17r5.0-ANR, whole genome shotgun sequence containing:
- the LOC112421834 gene encoding uncharacterized protein isoform X2; translation: MGDILYLGIKHRSRHISETINNEDQHYLRVRCHRKISPAPPTIEDSLRWLEHGNKFVENPRHNLVCTRLKIDTMTYDQFSWRPYVNFNYSNEEECQIWSANTYLICFQIVERHQTDRVKLQFGLPQHPPSLPENLKVFHKINLTKDRIKGSWGDKHHRQVQNWNQRHQLALHGVRYNHEVYPNRQYFAWYWEFFGDYLWLSREVLLSNPRQACASILPGFPRDYPAVPQTYTVLDENMSSNTPPPYNQFMTPPPTNFDQTFNPSTNYNYNQTYQSPPQPTNQILHNTPIPYPSYSQQSHHGESSRTSNYSFDDYNPTQHTTQTSYSDQSQYSSFNLPTPPHFVNYPQTTYAPQWPNSQTNPIESLAAGFNDDDFVNEIWTNLASQVQNEVAMETNDDVEILDENVEQEEHEEEEEEEQHQRPVQNKKDKLCATGGHSLHWRNWFPRRK
- the LOC112421834 gene encoding uncharacterized protein isoform X1, with protein sequence MTGPPTTLHMFRAYVLYLIGSRIMPNYSGNLVHLSFLQLLDKSPEEVGQYSWGSACLATLYRSLCDGAIYGNTEMPGCTILLQAWAWSRMSCLAPVPRIPPQAHAQLPLANIWLEHGNKFVENPRHNLVCTRLKIDTMTYDQFSWRPYVNFNYSNEEECQIWSANTYLICFQIVERHQTDRVKLQFGLPQHPPSLPENLKVFHKINLTKDRIKGSWGDKHHRQVQNWNQRHQLALHGVRYNHEVYPNRQYFAWYWEFFGDYLWLSREVLLSNPRQACASILPGFPRDYPAVPQTYTVLDENMSSNTPPPYNQFMTPPPTNFDQTFNPSTNYNYNQTYQSPPQPTNQILHNTPIPYPSYSQQSHHGESSRTSNYSFDDYNPTQHTTQTSYSDQSQYSSFNLPTPPHFVNYPQTTYAPQWPNSQTNPIESLAAGFNDDDFVNEIWTNLASQVQNEVAMETNDDVEILDENVEQEEHEEEEEEEQHQRPVQNKKDKLCATGGHSLHWRNWFPRRK